Proteins from one Podospora pseudoanserina strain CBS 124.78 chromosome 1, whole genome shotgun sequence genomic window:
- a CDS encoding hypothetical protein (COG:O; EggNog:ENOG503P5WZ), whose product MATMSASSSSSSSSPPPAAAKARPIPSRNPLPLSASQEAQVRDVFYARVRAKCGPEIKAFADCAQGRTFSAPFLCRGPLHVMNNCMKIHATPEEQDAAREEWFEKRVERQKEKERKARRKLEQEKFLREWWGLPEKDREIARREMEKLERPERIGGFVSERRKRFGEEGGEGR is encoded by the exons atggCAACAATgagcgcctcctcctcctcctcctcctcctccccccccccagcagcagcaaaagccaGACCGATCCCCTCGCGGAACCCGCTACCGCTGTCGGCGTCGCAGGAGGCGCAGGTGAGGGATGTGTTTTATGCCCGGGTGAGGGCGAAGTGCGGGCCTGAGATTAAAG catTTGCAGACTGCGCCCAAGGCCGCACCTTCTCCGCGCCTTTTCTCTGCCGCGGACCCCTCCACGTGATGAACAACTGCATGAAGATCCACGCCACGCCCGAGGAACAGGACGCCgcgagggaggagtggtttGAGAAGCGGGTGGAGAgacaaaaggaaaaggagaggaaggcgaggaggaagctggagcaggagaagtttttgagggagtggtggggtTTGCCGGAGAAGGATAGGGAGATTGcgaggagagagatggagaagTTGGAACGGCCGGAGAGGATAGGGGGGTTTGTGAgtgagaggaggaagaggtttggggaagaggggggggaggggaggtga
- a CDS encoding hypothetical protein (COG:E; EggNog:ENOG503NWYR) encodes MTRHIAVIGSGVTGISSALLLLRAGHRVTIIAKDFPAPFETIDPITQINYTSPWGGALFEHPLSITTFSHMKSLFASHPTTAGITFLKGVEYLESPGPEYLSLTPATAASLQLSGFRLLPQSEFPDQKVKWGCEYETYCVNPMVYLSFLLRRFVHRGGRVLKHALRSPVEVFALSERSTPSLKNGGVDAVVNASGFGFGGDGNMFITRGQTVLVAEECDATVTRQNADGSWTFCVPRGFEGGTVIGGTKEVDDWGVEPRPETREKLLRMFKGTCPRILNGKGEFTVMGDIVGRRPSRRGGPRIEGEVLEGGKGFVMHAYGLGGRGYELSWGVAERVVEGVEGYFRALRGESKI; translated from the exons CTCCGGCGTAACCggcatctcctccgccctcctcctcctccgcgccGGCCACCGAGTCACAATCATCGCAAAAGACTTCCCCGCCCCGTTTGAGACAATCGACCCAATCACCCAGATCAACTACACCTCCCCCTGGGGCGGCGCCC TATTCGAacaccccctctccatcaccaccttctcccacaTGAAGTCCCTCTTTGcatcccacccaaccaccgcGGGGATAACCTTCCTCAAAGGAGTCGAATACCTCGAATCCCCGGGACCAGAGTACTtatccctcacccccgccaccgcagCATCCCTCCAACTCTCTGGtttccgcctcctcccccagtcGGAGTTCCCCGACCAGAAAGTGAAATGGGGGTGCGAGTACGAGACCTACTGCGTCAACCCAATGGTTTACTTATCTTTTCTGCTGAGGAGGTTTGTTCAccgaggggggagggtgctgaaACATGCGCTGAGGTCCCCGGTGGAGGTTTTCGCTCTGTCGGAGagatcaaccccttccctaAAAAACGGGGGGGTAGACGCCGTGGTTAACGCCTCCGGGTTCGGGTTCGGGGGGGATGGAAATATGTTTATCACACGGGGGCAGACAGTTCTCGTCGCGGAAGAGTGCGACGCTACCGTCACCCGACAAAATGCCGACGGTTCGTGGACTTTCTGCGTGCCGAGGGGGTTTGAAGGGGGGACGGTGATTGGGGGGAcgaaggaggttgatgattggggggtggaacCCAGGCCGGAGACAAGAGAAAAACTGTTGCGGATGTTCAAGGGGACGTGTCCTCGGATACTaaatgggaagggggagttTACCGTCATGGGGGATATTGTTGGACGACGACCTAGTAGGAGGGGTGGGCCGAGgattgagggggaggtgctggaaggagggaaggggtttgtGATGCATGCttatgggttggggggaagggggtatGAACTTTCTTGGGGCGTGGccgagagggtggtggagggggtggaggggtatTTTAGGgcgttgaggggggagagtaAGAtttga